attcgatTAGTGTTTTCTATTAGCTGATTACTGTGAAAGTTTCATGCGGTTTTATCAACACAGGTAATTTTGGCGAGACTTTTAACGCATTCACTTTTGCATTTCGTCAATATGAATAAAATCGAATATCGTGCTGTCACGCAACCGCTTGCAGATTGCGCAAACCAAAACGAATTTTTTTGTCGTTTTGTGACTGTTGACGAAATCTAGATTCATTACCATACACCAGAGAGTAAGGAACAGTCAAAGCAATGGATTTCAACTGGAGAAACGGCACCGAAAAAGGCAAGAATCGGTTTGTCGGCCAATAAGGTGATGGCAACGGTTTTCTGGGATTCCCGAGGTGTAATTCATGTGGATTATCTGGAAAAAGGCAGAACAATTACGGGAGAATACTATTCCAATATCTTGGGACGATTTGATTTGGAGCTGAAGAAATAAAAGGCCGCACATGGCGAAGAAGAAAGTTTTGTTTCACCAGGACAATGCTCCCGCTCACAAGAGCTTTGTCGCCATGTCGAAATTGTGTGAATTGCACTAAGAAATTCTATCCCATTCACCCTATTCTCAAGATTTAGCACCCTGtgactattatttatttccaaacttaaaaaaatggcTTGGGGGTAAGAAATTTCAGTAAAATGAACTGGTAGTCTGTGAAACAAACCCCTATTTTGAGGACCTGGACAAATCCTATTTTATAGAAGGTATTGGGAAACTGGAGGATCGGTGGTCCAAGTGCATACGTCTAAAAGGAGATTatgttgaaatataaaaaagaaaaattaaaaaaaaaacgtattttcTTTGTAAGGCCGACTTTTTATCAGCCTACCCtcgtatatattattttggttTACGAATTCcattcaacattttttttaagcaatgCAGATAAAGATAAAGTTGCACTTACTTCCACTTTGAAGGGCCCCACATGCGCTGCTTTTCACGCCAGTTCTGTTGCACCCTGTGTCCGTTTCGCGTCCACCAGTTGTCCACACCCAATCCCGTTCCTGCTCCTGTTACCATCTCCTTTTGCTGCCACTTTCCCACCGACTGCCGCGCATCCCAATTAGCAGGCATCGGCGCCTGTCGCTGCTGTCCACTCGCATTTGCATccgcattcgcattcgcatttgCATATGGGAATGCGTCGGGGGTATGTCGCTGGACATTCGTGTAGTACGAATAGCGACCATGGTCATTGGCCGCATATGCCGATGGATTCGCTGGCGGTGCGTGGACTGCCTGCCAATTAACAGGGCTCCCGTAGCCCAGCTGCTGGGGAGGTTGAGTCTGGAACTGGGACTGAGGCTGCAACGGAGGCTGCGACGGAGGCTGCGGAGTGTCTGGTTCTGGATCGGGGGCGCTGCCATTCCGGCGGACAGTGCCGATGGTGCCGTCGTTGATCCGAGTGAGCACGTTTTCAATCAGCTCGCTGGGCGGCTTACTGGGCAGCTCCCAGGCCACGGAGCAGGTGATGCCCAGGATGGCGTAGTTGGTGTAGTCTATGATGGGGATGATGATGTCGAACACCAGCTGGAAGGAGGAGCCCTCCGGGAAGAGCAGGTAGCGCTTCTGGCGGTGCAGTCGTCTCATTGACTCCGTTGTCGTTTCAAGCGGAGAAGGAGGAGTAGCGGGACTGGTGGCCAGTGGGTGGGAGCCATTACCGTTCGATGGTCTCTCTGTACGAAGCAGGCATAGTGGCAGCAGGAGGATAAGTATAGCGCCAAGTCCAGCACATCCAATTACTTTGATTGTTTTTACCATTTTTCCTTAATGGAAGACAGCAAAAGTCGCTTGGTCAACACTAATCAGCAAAGACATATGAAAGCAGccacaaaattaataaaatatggcCATAAGAATATAGCCAATATTGGTAATTGGCTTAGGAAAGAGtgtaaataaagtttaagtCAAACAGAAAACActgatattatttttgtgagTTTATTATCAAATCTTGACTCTTTATGGGCTCTTAATCCTAATTGTCCATTGAATGTGATAATTGGTAAATGGACATTATTTTATCAGTCACTGAAACTCTCTTTAATACACCTTTTTGTTCGTTAGTGTAATTGAGCAATCGAACATTCCGATTGCTCTTATACACCCCACACTCCCAGCAAAAAAGCAGCTacgaaatttgcataatttcacTTTAGCTGTGACGCTTCCATTTGCTGGCTCTGCCAATCATGCGTTAAATTAATGCAATTTTCAACAACATTCGAGGCGCGAGAGATGGCCCAAGCGGAGGGAGGATGGACCAAACCGGACCGGACCCGCTCATGGGCTCTACAATTAAAACACTGCCATTCTGGCGGAATGGAATCGAGCGCGAATTTATGGTCCAGATAATTACCATTAGAGATGGGCGAGGAGGAGCCTGGCGAATTGGGCCTTTCGATTGGGACCGATTTCGTTTCGGATCtgaactttttttattttacgatATGTCGATGCCATTAGCTGTCCAAACCGAACTGATGCCGCTCGGACCGCGGCGCTTCTGGGAACGCATCGCACCGATTCTGGCCCAAAGTTTAATTGTACAATTAGCACCCAATTGAGTGTCGTTAACTCGTTTTTGTGTCATTTCAAGTGCTCTTTGAAAGGTGCTAAATACTCCGCTTTGGCCTGATTCATTCGTAACCAATATCAAATATCCGATATCCAGCCTCAAGCGAAATTACTAAATGGGTTCGTTTTTTTCTGCATCCATAACAACCTATTAAATGCGATGTAATTGGCCCGATAACAGATTGTTAAATAACTGCATTTAGGTAGTGATTGGTGCCGCCAGCGGCTGTCATAAATTATCTTGAGTGCATTCTGAATAAATTGGGCGACAGTAGATCAGGCTGAAGTGCTTAATATCGGATATATTTTAAGCTCTTCAGCTTTCAGATGGATTAAAAgcattcatatttattttaacgcTCTGTTTGATTGAGTTGTATTTAATTTCCAGCTTAATATTGCAGCTTGTTGCTTTTATAGCTTTCGAAAGTTTTAAGAAAAAGTCTTTTGACACTATAAacaatattgatttattaatgTGTTTAGATTTATTGTATTCATTAGGTTagatttagttttttaaaaaatataatgatgCTGCATTTACCATTTAAGGATTGGAATTGGTGACACCAATAAATTTACTGCCAGAACTTAGGGCTTCGTATCCTGGCCAAGGGAATGGCATTCAAAGGCTTCTGGTTCTTCCATCAAAGCCAGGTGTTGACAGCATCGAGATAAACGCAGAACAAGCCAGAGTCCAATGTTATATCCTGAACAGGAGCGATTGCTTTCTGGGCAACTTACAATGTCCAACAGGCCATTGAAGAAATGGAGGTGGTTAAGAATCAAGTGGTCCTTTCGATAGATGTCGTTTTACTGATTGTGAAAAGTGTTTCTCTAACAGAGACTTGAAGATTGAAGGATGTGtaagttattaaaaataaactttagtTGGTTATAATCAATATCAAGTAATTCAAAGTTAAAAAgaataatttaagaatttagtGTACTTTGAAGAATATTTAAGCTTTCTATAATttcatgaatattttaaattgtctatacatttatttataatttttttataatttaacattataatatttactacattttttcttttgctcttTGCTAAATTTTCCCCTTTAACCATTTTCCCTCAGTGGAAAACTCTGGTCAAAGCGAATTCTTCTCCCGTCAATTTCTTGTGCAAactaaaaattgaatttcccaTTGCGGCCACAAGTTGCACGGGCTGCAAAATTAGTTGACCATGCACTCCAGCGGCAAACAGTTGGCCCTGAATCCTGTCATCGCCCAGCTTCCGCTGGTGCTCCTGCACCTCCACCTCCTTTTTCTTCTCGTTGTTGGCCCATCAGAGGGGAATTCCAGTTCCAGTTTGAGCCTGAGTCGGCAGAAGCGCCTGGCCATCTTCAGTGGCAGTGGAACCAACAAGGTTGGTGGTCATCGATCCATCGAGTTTGGTATTCGGAAGGCCTAATTGTTCTTTCCCAGATTGTCGCTGGCTTTGCGTTTCCCATCAAAGAGGAGGACACGGTCGAGTCCGTTTGGGGTTTCCTGAACTACCAGGCCCAATATGTGCCAACGCCAGTGCCTCTTTATTGGTGGAGTTTTTGGAATACCTCGACATTTGTGTCCACGGCAAGGCACTGGCGCAAGGAGGTCCAGCAAGTGCTGCTCCAGGACGAGACTAGGGTATGGCTTTACGATGTTGTGGAAACAGGCTTGGAGAGGTGAGTGATTGGATAGTTTCTGGTTATCAGGAATCAATATGTTTACTTAACAGGTTTGCTGGTTGCAAGGCAGGAGCCTGCCTGTTGAGGATTATCTGTGAGATTTCCCAGCGCCCCTTTCAACGCAGCAATATTTTCAGTGAGATCCTAAATGCAGTGTTTGTGTGAGTATactattttttatacccttgcagggtattataatttcagtcagaagtttgcaacgcagtgaaggagacgtttccgaccctataaagtatatatattcttgatcagcatcaacagccgagtcgatctagccatgtccgtctgtccgtctgtccgtctgtccgtctgtctgtctgtctgtctgtctgtctgtccgtctgtctgtttctacgcaaactagtccctcagttttaaagctatctgaatgaaactttgcatatagtcttctatatggtctcactgctatatatgtcggaacgggccggatcggacgactatatcatatagctgccatacaaatgttcgatatatttttcgaaaaaaaattataactttgctgtttttcaacatttttgcaccattttttagatgttgccattttatattatttctgaattttggtaaaaattttatgaaaatcggacgactatatgatatagctgccataggaacgatcaggaaattaataggaaaaaaattataacttcgttgtttttcaacgtattttcatctactctgagatatagtcttattttattatttcagaattttggtataaatttcataaaaatcggacaactatatcatatagctgccatataaac
Above is a genomic segment from Drosophila kikkawai strain 14028-0561.14 chromosome 3R, DkikHiC1v2, whole genome shotgun sequence containing:
- the LOC108073157 gene encoding uncharacterized protein, translated to MHSSGKQLALNPVIAQLPLVLLHLHLLFLLVVGPSEGNSSSSLSLSRQKRLAIFSGSGTNKIVAGFAFPIKEEDTVESVWGFLNYQAQYVPTPVPLYWWSFWNTSTFVSTARHWRKEVQQVLLQDETRVWLYDVVETGLERFAGCKAGACLLRIICEISQRPFQRSNIFSEILNAVFVPSFNNIPEKYLHARDAGKAGADCWKTYSECSKKLWAKLIQLTKITFQ
- the LOC108073177 gene encoding uncharacterized protein, with protein sequence MVKTIKVIGCAGLGAILILLLPLCLLRTERPSNGNGSHPLATSPATPPSPLETTTESMRRLHRQKRYLLFPEGSSFQLVFDIIIPIIDYTNYAILGITCSVAWELPSKPPSELIENVLTRINDGTIGTVRRNGSAPDPEPDTPQPPSQPPLQPQSQFQTQPPQQLGYGSPVNWQAVHAPPANPSAYAANDHGRYSYYTNVQRHTPDAFPYANANANADANASGQQRQAPMPANWDARQSVGKWQQKEMVTGAGTGLGVDNWWTRNGHRVQQNWREKQRMWGPSKWNSGYTQRPRQILQSKPKHHIYPVFARRRRRRSLEQQKDLHFEHFHLQQHLSSRQLLLSKIERLYKSRRLNGTSCVQRALCESAQRQQRIENKPQSFIMELLSAIFQLPSSKDISEPADLELMMSPHYLEAHGQKGNCRQLYSDCSHTFWSE